From Microbacterium invictum, the proteins below share one genomic window:
- a CDS encoding ABC transporter substrate-binding protein, with amino-acid sequence MSHQSSASRSARRFGVLLAASALVLTACSTPSAPGSDSDDPAATGDSTGVTDTTVTIGTHTPLTGPAAAGYSSISAAATAYFEYINEEGGVHGREIEYIVKDDGYNPANTQTVVRELVQQDEVFAIVNGLGTATHQSVLEFLNQNKVPDLFVASGSTSWNQPDKYPFTFGFNADYVVEGAALAQYAADELPGTSVCMLGQDDDFGDDFLTGLETALGADGVAHVERYSVSNQDVTAQIGALQAAGCEVVTLATINGFTALAIGTAAQLGWFPQWMASSSGADYPTLQGYLGDAAPQLLQGFIGTNYSPMGDDDWVTLFREINDEYNDGAPFDGNTIYGMSVAYTFAEALAAAGEDPTRESLLEAITSGDLQGNGIAPLAFAPDNHAAYLTVGITSVDQGVQDYIGTTYEVRGGAVTAVEPAPVALTGNGIPG; translated from the coding sequence ATGTCCCACCAGAGTTCAGCGTCGCGCTCTGCCCGCCGGTTCGGCGTGCTGCTCGCGGCATCGGCCCTCGTGCTCACGGCGTGCAGCACGCCGTCAGCACCCGGCTCAGACTCCGACGATCCCGCGGCGACCGGCGACAGCACCGGCGTGACCGACACGACCGTCACGATCGGCACGCACACGCCGCTGACGGGCCCGGCCGCGGCCGGCTACTCGTCGATCTCGGCGGCGGCGACCGCGTACTTCGAGTACATCAACGAGGAGGGCGGCGTCCACGGCCGCGAGATCGAGTACATCGTGAAGGACGACGGGTACAACCCCGCCAACACGCAGACGGTCGTGCGCGAGCTCGTGCAGCAGGACGAGGTGTTCGCGATCGTCAACGGCCTCGGCACGGCGACGCACCAGTCGGTGCTCGAGTTCCTCAACCAGAACAAGGTGCCCGACCTGTTCGTGGCATCGGGATCGACCTCGTGGAACCAGCCCGACAAATACCCGTTCACGTTCGGCTTCAATGCCGACTACGTCGTCGAGGGCGCGGCCCTCGCGCAGTACGCCGCGGACGAATTGCCCGGCACGTCGGTGTGCATGCTCGGCCAGGACGACGACTTCGGCGACGACTTCCTCACCGGTCTCGAGACCGCGCTCGGCGCCGACGGTGTCGCGCACGTCGAGCGGTACTCGGTGTCGAACCAGGACGTCACGGCGCAGATCGGCGCGCTGCAGGCCGCCGGCTGCGAGGTCGTCACCCTCGCGACGATCAACGGCTTCACGGCGCTCGCGATCGGCACGGCGGCCCAGCTGGGCTGGTTCCCGCAGTGGATGGCTTCGTCATCGGGCGCGGACTACCCGACGCTGCAGGGCTACCTCGGCGACGCGGCGCCGCAGCTGCTGCAGGGGTTCATCGGCACCAACTACTCGCCGATGGGCGACGACGACTGGGTGACGCTGTTCCGCGAGATAAACGACGAGTACAACGACGGTGCGCCGTTCGACGGGAACACCATCTACGGCATGAGCGTCGCGTACACGTTCGCCGAGGCGCTCGCGGCCGCCGGTGAGGACCCGACGAGGGAGAGCCTGCTCGAGGCCATCACCTCGGGCGACCTGCAGGGCAACGGCATCGCGCCCCTCGCGTTCGCCCCGGACAACCACGCCGCGTATCTGACGGTCGGGATCACGAGCGTCGACCAGGGCGTGCAGGACTACATAGGCACGACCTACGAGGTGCGGGGCGGCGCGGTGACCGCGGTGGAGCCCGCGCCGGTCGCGCTGACCGGTAACGGCATCCCGGGCTGA
- a CDS encoding branched-chain amino acid ABC transporter permease, whose amino-acid sequence MKRVFPRLTGTRRVLVFAGILTLLAIGGTFLLDPFRNFQLATAAAYLCAVGGLTLLIGLSGQLSLGHAALMAAGGYGYALTSNALTDAGVDGVVRFAVALVAGVVAASLLGLLLGLAGARLRGPYLAGLTLALVIALPAFTSVFSAVFRGDQGVQTAYSPVPEFLNRLIALEQWQAWVAIGVASVTTTALVLVRRGVGGLRMRAVRDDETAARVNGVAVRRVKVTAFTVSAAAAGAGGAVLCFVTQSVSPGGYTLAFSLLLLVAAVIGGLGSIGGAALGAVIIVVLPWLLNVLAGALELPTELEQRLSGNLSVLVFGVLLIIVMLVRPTGLAGSWGVRRRTKSTHTSADAELGFTASADRMPGSDQAPNRQSPASTTGTTSNPSKQFLAQER is encoded by the coding sequence ATGAAGCGCGTATTCCCCCGCCTGACCGGCACGCGCCGCGTGCTCGTGTTCGCCGGCATCCTGACCCTCCTCGCCATCGGCGGGACGTTCCTGCTCGACCCGTTCCGCAACTTCCAGCTCGCGACCGCGGCCGCATACCTGTGCGCCGTCGGCGGCCTGACGCTGCTCATCGGCCTGTCAGGCCAGCTCTCGCTCGGGCACGCGGCGCTCATGGCCGCGGGCGGGTACGGCTATGCGCTGACCTCGAATGCGCTGACGGATGCCGGAGTGGACGGCGTCGTCCGCTTCGCGGTCGCCCTGGTGGCCGGCGTCGTGGCCGCCTCCCTCCTCGGCCTGCTCCTGGGGCTCGCCGGCGCCCGCCTGCGCGGCCCGTACCTCGCCGGCCTGACCCTCGCGCTCGTGATCGCCCTGCCCGCCTTCACGAGCGTGTTCAGCGCAGTGTTCCGCGGCGACCAGGGCGTGCAGACCGCGTACAGTCCCGTGCCGGAGTTCCTGAACCGGCTCATCGCCCTGGAGCAGTGGCAGGCCTGGGTCGCGATCGGTGTGGCGTCGGTCACCACCACCGCCCTCGTACTGGTACGACGCGGCGTCGGCGGCCTGCGGATGCGCGCCGTGCGCGACGATGAGACCGCCGCCCGCGTGAACGGGGTGGCCGTGCGCCGCGTGAAGGTGACCGCGTTCACGGTGTCGGCCGCAGCCGCCGGCGCAGGCGGTGCCGTGCTGTGCTTCGTGACGCAGTCGGTCAGCCCGGGCGGCTACACGCTCGCCTTCTCGCTGCTGCTGCTCGTGGCAGCGGTCATCGGCGGGCTCGGCAGCATCGGCGGGGCCGCGCTCGGGGCGGTCATCATCGTCGTCCTGCCCTGGCTGCTGAACGTGCTCGCCGGCGCGCTGGAGCTGCCGACCGAGCTCGAGCAGCGCCTGTCGGGCAACCTCTCCGTACTCGTCTTCGGCGTCCTGCTGATCATCGTCATGCTCGTCCGCCCCACCGGCCTCGCCGGCAGCTGGGGCGTCCGGCGCCGCACGAAGTCCACCCATACGTCGGCTGACGCAGAGCTGGGGTTCACCGCGTCAGCCGATCGGATGCCGGGGTCTGATCAAGCCCCGAATCGTCAGTCCCCGGCATCCACCACCGGCACGACCTCCAACCCCTCGAAGCAGTTCCTTGCACAAGAAAGGTGA
- a CDS encoding branched-chain amino acid ABC transporter permease, translating into MDRLAFLLATGLARGAIFALFALSLVLIWRAARIINFAQGAMALVATYLAFAVTGMTGSYAAGLAAGILGGAAIGWVVERGVMRHAPHSTPLAGVIVAIGLVMVLQSLLGIAFGPQYRPMAAPFDETPIFVGGVPLLSPYDIFVLVVALGVMGLLALLFTRTALGLQLRASAFAPEVSRMLGVRVGRMVTIGWMLSAAVAALAALLLIPTELGLNPHSTDMLFVYAFTVAVVGGLDSPVGALLGGLTVGVVMSLITGYLGSTVAPIGVLVLLVVVLLVKPGGVFSMREARTA; encoded by the coding sequence ATGGACCGCCTCGCCTTCCTCCTCGCCACGGGACTGGCGCGCGGCGCGATCTTCGCGCTGTTCGCCCTCTCGCTCGTGCTCATCTGGCGCGCCGCACGCATCATCAACTTCGCCCAGGGCGCCATGGCGCTCGTGGCCACCTACCTCGCGTTCGCGGTGACAGGCATGACCGGCTCGTACGCCGCGGGCCTGGCCGCCGGCATCCTCGGCGGAGCCGCGATCGGCTGGGTCGTCGAGCGCGGCGTCATGCGGCACGCACCGCATTCGACCCCGCTGGCCGGCGTCATCGTGGCGATCGGCCTGGTCATGGTGCTGCAGTCGCTGCTGGGCATCGCGTTCGGCCCGCAGTACCGGCCGATGGCCGCACCGTTCGACGAGACCCCGATCTTCGTCGGCGGCGTGCCGCTGCTCTCGCCCTACGACATCTTCGTGCTCGTGGTCGCACTCGGGGTGATGGGCCTGCTCGCCCTGCTCTTCACGCGCACGGCGCTCGGCCTGCAGCTGCGCGCCTCGGCCTTCGCCCCCGAGGTGTCGCGCATGCTCGGCGTGCGCGTCGGACGCATGGTCACGATCGGATGGATGCTCTCCGCCGCCGTCGCCGCCCTCGCCGCGCTGCTGCTGATCCCGACCGAGCTGGGCCTGAACCCGCACTCGACCGACATGCTGTTCGTCTACGCGTTCACCGTCGCCGTCGTCGGCGGCCTCGACTCCCCGGTCGGGGCGCTGCTGGGCGGACTCACGGTCGGTGTCGTGATGAGCCTGATCACCGGCTACCTCGGGTCGACCGTCGCACCCATCGGGGTGCTCGTGCTGCTCGTCGTCGTCCTGCTCGTCAAACCCGGCGGAGTGTTCTCGATGAGAGAGGCCCGGACCGCATGA
- a CDS encoding ABC transporter ATP-binding protein: MTGALAFEQLTVGYGGEPVLHAVSFALKPGDVVALLGANGAGKTTLLRTLAGFVRPTSGRVTLDGADLARVHPENRARLGIAQVPEGRSVVAELTVDENLRLGALWRYRGRGREAAIAEIYELFEPLSRRRAADGHQLSGGERQMLALGRALLARPRVLTLDEPSLGLAPLVVAQLMGTLRDAAAQGGMTVLLAEQNVTSALSIADRGVVLDLGRLVADDAASALADDTALRHAYLGF, from the coding sequence ATGACCGGCGCGCTCGCGTTCGAACAGCTCACCGTCGGCTACGGCGGCGAGCCCGTCCTCCACGCCGTCAGCTTCGCCCTCAAGCCCGGCGACGTCGTCGCGCTCCTGGGTGCCAACGGGGCCGGCAAGACGACCCTGCTGCGCACGCTCGCCGGGTTCGTCCGGCCCACGTCGGGCCGGGTCACCCTCGACGGCGCAGACCTCGCCCGGGTGCACCCCGAGAACAGGGCCCGGCTGGGCATCGCCCAGGTGCCCGAGGGGCGCAGCGTCGTCGCCGAGCTCACCGTCGACGAGAACCTGCGCCTCGGCGCCCTCTGGCGCTACCGCGGCCGCGGCCGCGAGGCCGCGATCGCCGAGATCTACGAGCTGTTCGAGCCGCTGTCCCGGCGCCGCGCCGCCGACGGCCACCAGCTGTCGGGCGGGGAGCGTCAGATGCTCGCGCTCGGCCGTGCCCTGCTCGCCCGTCCTCGCGTGCTCACCCTCGACGAGCCGTCGCTGGGCCTCGCGCCCCTCGTGGTCGCCCAGCTGATGGGCACCCTCCGCGACGCCGCCGCGCAGGGCGGCATGACGGTGCTCCTGGCCGAGCAGAACGTCACCAGCGCCCTGTCGATCGCCGATCGCGGCGTCGTGCTCGACCTCGGCCGCCTGGTGGCCGACGATGCGGCATCCGCCCTCGCCGACGACACCGCCCTCCGCCACGCCTACCTGGGATTCTGA
- a CDS encoding ABC transporter ATP-binding protein has protein sequence MNAVPTPRLSVDGLTVTFGGLTALDDVTFEVGAGQIVALIGPNGAGKTTVFNAVCSLVRRRAGEIRLDGEPVPPRTSALTRHGVARTLQSLGLFDALTVQENIALPIAGAADAADRIAAQLHARGLADVAGRPVAALPYPVRKRVALARALVIEPRLLLLDEPAGGLGHDDIAALADTVRTIAATGCAVLLVEHHVDFVMDLADHIVVLDFGKVIARGIPAEIRVDPRVEEAYLGVKATA, from the coding sequence ATGAACGCCGTACCCACCCCGCGACTGAGCGTCGACGGACTGACCGTCACGTTCGGCGGGCTCACCGCGCTCGACGATGTCACCTTCGAGGTCGGCGCCGGGCAGATCGTCGCGCTCATCGGCCCCAACGGCGCCGGGAAGACCACCGTCTTCAACGCGGTCTGCTCGCTCGTGCGCCGCCGCGCCGGCGAGATCCGCCTCGACGGCGAGCCGGTTCCACCCCGTACCTCGGCGCTCACCCGCCACGGCGTCGCCCGCACGCTGCAGAGCCTCGGCCTGTTCGACGCGCTCACGGTGCAGGAGAACATCGCCCTCCCGATCGCCGGGGCTGCGGATGCCGCGGACCGCATCGCCGCGCAGCTGCACGCCCGCGGGCTCGCCGACGTCGCCGGCCGCCCCGTCGCCGCACTCCCCTACCCGGTCCGCAAGCGCGTCGCCCTCGCCCGCGCGCTCGTGATCGAGCCCCGCCTGCTCCTGCTCGACGAACCGGCCGGCGGGCTCGGGCACGACGACATCGCCGCCCTCGCCGACACCGTGCGGACCATCGCCGCCACCGGCTGCGCCGTGCTGCTGGTCGAGCACCACGTCGACTTCGTCATGGACCTGGCCGACCACATCGTCGTCCTCGACTTCGGCAAGGTCATCGCCCGCGGCATCCCGGCCGAGATCCGGGTCGACCCCCGGGTCGAAGAGGCCTACCTCGGCGTGAAGGCGACCGCATGA
- a CDS encoding glucose 1-dehydrogenase, whose amino-acid sequence MSAFSLTGKTVLVTGGARGLGAAYVRALHAEGAAVMIADLLEAEGAALAAELGERARFTPLDVTDEEGWDAAIADTVAAFGALDVLVNNAGIVNAAPIEHLSTAKWDTVIAVNLTGTFFGCRAVVPVMKAAGGGSIINISSVEGIRGSRGLHGYTAAKFGVRGLTKSMAVELGASGIRVNSVHPGLILTDMTTRIDPAHLDIPLGRPGTPEDVTGTIVFLASDASRFTTGAEFVVDGGMITGIPHK is encoded by the coding sequence GTGAGCGCGTTCTCGCTGACCGGTAAGACGGTCCTCGTCACCGGCGGTGCGCGCGGCCTCGGCGCCGCATACGTGCGTGCCCTGCACGCCGAGGGGGCCGCCGTCATGATCGCCGACCTGCTCGAAGCCGAAGGCGCAGCCCTGGCGGCGGAACTCGGCGAGCGCGCCCGCTTCACTCCCCTGGACGTCACCGACGAAGAAGGGTGGGATGCCGCGATCGCAGACACCGTCGCCGCCTTCGGGGCGCTGGATGTCCTGGTCAACAACGCGGGCATCGTCAACGCGGCGCCCATCGAGCATCTGAGCACCGCGAAGTGGGACACGGTCATCGCGGTGAACCTGACCGGCACGTTCTTCGGATGCCGCGCCGTGGTGCCCGTCATGAAGGCGGCCGGCGGCGGGTCGATCATCAACATCTCGTCGGTGGAGGGCATCCGCGGCAGCCGCGGACTCCACGGCTACACGGCGGCGAAGTTCGGCGTGCGGGGCCTCACCAAGTCGATGGCCGTCGAGCTCGGGGCGAGCGGCATCCGCGTCAACTCGGTGCACCCGGGGCTCATCCTCACCGACATGACCACCCGCATCGACCCGGCCCACCTCGACATCCCGCTCGGGCGCCCCGGCACCCCCGAAGACGTCACCGGCACGATCGTGTTCCTCGCCTCGGACGCGTCGCGGTTCACCACCGGCGCCGAGTTCGTCGTCGACGGTGGCATGATCACCGGCATCCCCCACAAATAG
- a CDS encoding NADPH:quinone oxidoreductase family protein translates to MRAWHVTAHGEPREVLELVDVDDPAAGPGEVLVRVAAVAANFPDVLLSRGLYQVKPDLPFVPGVEFAGTIVALGDGVTGFEIGQRVVGGMIGVLSELAAVPARDVHPTPAALDDIAASGLMVAYQTAYFALHRRARLQAGEWLLVHAAAGGVGAATVQLGVAAGARVIAVVGSDAKAAVARAAGAEEVLVRGRDDLPARIKEITAGHGADVVFDPVGGAAFDASTRCIAFEGRIVVIGFASGEIPQLKTNIALVKNFAVLGLYWGLYSERRPDLVIEAHDALTALAASGAIRPVIDEVVPFERAPDAIEKLAGGSTVGRVVIEVGA, encoded by the coding sequence ATGCGCGCATGGCACGTCACCGCCCACGGAGAGCCCCGCGAGGTGCTCGAGCTCGTCGACGTCGACGACCCGGCGGCCGGTCCCGGTGAAGTGCTCGTGCGCGTCGCAGCCGTGGCGGCGAACTTCCCCGACGTGCTGCTGTCCCGCGGCCTGTACCAGGTCAAGCCCGACCTGCCGTTCGTGCCCGGCGTCGAGTTCGCCGGCACGATCGTCGCGCTCGGCGACGGCGTGACCGGGTTCGAGATCGGGCAGCGCGTCGTCGGCGGCATGATCGGCGTGCTCAGCGAGCTGGCCGCCGTGCCGGCGCGCGACGTGCACCCGACCCCGGCGGCGCTCGACGACATCGCGGCGTCGGGTCTGATGGTCGCCTACCAGACGGCGTACTTCGCCCTGCATCGCCGGGCACGGCTGCAGGCCGGCGAGTGGCTGCTCGTGCACGCGGCCGCCGGCGGTGTGGGTGCGGCGACCGTACAGCTCGGCGTCGCGGCCGGCGCGCGGGTGATCGCCGTGGTGGGGTCGGATGCCAAGGCCGCGGTCGCCCGGGCCGCGGGAGCCGAAGAGGTGCTCGTCCGCGGGCGCGACGACCTGCCCGCCCGCATCAAGGAGATCACCGCCGGGCACGGCGCCGACGTCGTGTTCGACCCGGTGGGCGGAGCGGCGTTCGACGCGTCCACCCGCTGCATCGCCTTCGAGGGCCGGATCGTGGTCATCGGGTTCGCCAGCGGCGAGATCCCGCAGCTGAAGACCAACATCGCGCTCGTGAAGAACTTCGCCGTCCTCGGCCTGTACTGGGGCCTGTACTCCGAGCGCCGGCCCGACCTGGTCATCGAGGCTCACGACGCCCTCACCGCGCTGGCCGCTTCGGGTGCGATCCGCCCGGTCATCGACGAGGTCGTCCCGTTCGAACGGGCGCCCGATGCGATCGAGAAGCTCGCAGGCGGCAGCACCGTGGGCCGGGTCGTGATCGAGGTCGGCGCGTGA
- a CDS encoding TetR/AcrR family transcriptional regulator — protein MKQTSVADEVTRAAVELFASQGYANTSVQQIVEAAGVTKGAMYHYFESKDDLLFGIYDRLLSLQKRHLDEIIAAGGENAEAVLRAVCIDVIKTSIESLDEGTVYFRSAHMLSAPRRQEVTRRRRAYHDEVAALLERGQQEGAFRTDIPAPLLIAHFFSDVHYLSHWYSPGGPESAAQVAEQLTELYLTGIHTPHPHPKE, from the coding sequence ATGAAGCAGACAAGTGTCGCCGACGAGGTCACCCGGGCTGCCGTGGAGCTTTTCGCGAGCCAGGGCTATGCCAACACGAGCGTCCAGCAGATCGTGGAGGCGGCCGGGGTCACCAAGGGCGCGATGTACCACTACTTCGAGTCGAAGGACGACCTGCTGTTCGGCATCTACGATCGGCTGCTGTCGCTGCAGAAACGCCATCTCGACGAGATCATCGCGGCCGGCGGCGAGAACGCCGAAGCCGTGCTGCGCGCGGTGTGCATCGATGTGATCAAGACGTCGATCGAATCCCTCGACGAGGGCACGGTGTACTTCCGCAGCGCCCACATGCTCTCGGCTCCGCGCCGGCAGGAGGTCACCCGCCGCCGCCGCGCGTATCACGACGAGGTCGCCGCGCTCCTCGAGCGGGGTCAGCAGGAGGGCGCGTTCCGCACCGACATCCCGGCGCCGCTGCTCATCGCCCACTTCTTCAGCGATGTGCACTACCTGTCGCACTGGTACTCGCCGGGCGGACCCGAGTCGGCGGCGCAGGTTGCCGAGCAGCTCACCGAGCTCTACCTCACCGGCATCCACACCCCCCACCCGCACCCCAAGGAGTAG
- a CDS encoding SDR family oxidoreductase: MALARFDGTVTLVTGASRGIGFAVAERLVAEGGSVVITGRHQEGLDEALATLGPAASAVAGRADDPEHRAAVFAHIAQRHGRLDHLVNNAGINPAYGPALEVDPAAARKILEVNVIAALEWSRDAVHAGLAGAIVNIASVSGVAASPNISFYGVSKAALINLTMQLAEELAPAIRVNAVAPAVVKTRFARALYEGHEQEAASAYPLRRLGEPADIAGPVSFLLSTDAAWITGQTILIDGGASIRPIG; encoded by the coding sequence ATGGCTCTCGCCCGATTCGACGGCACCGTGACCCTCGTGACGGGCGCGAGCCGCGGCATCGGGTTCGCGGTCGCCGAGCGCCTCGTCGCCGAAGGCGGATCTGTCGTGATCACCGGCCGCCACCAGGAGGGCCTCGACGAAGCGCTCGCGACCCTCGGCCCGGCAGCCTCCGCCGTCGCCGGTCGCGCCGACGACCCCGAGCACCGCGCGGCCGTCTTCGCGCACATCGCGCAGCGGCACGGCCGGCTCGACCACCTCGTCAACAACGCGGGCATCAACCCCGCGTACGGCCCCGCGCTCGAAGTCGACCCCGCCGCCGCCCGCAAGATCCTCGAGGTCAACGTCATCGCCGCGCTCGAATGGTCGCGCGACGCCGTGCACGCCGGCCTCGCCGGCGCGATCGTGAACATCGCATCGGTCTCGGGGGTCGCCGCCTCGCCGAACATCTCGTTCTACGGCGTCTCGAAAGCGGCCCTCATCAACCTCACCATGCAGCTGGCCGAAGAGCTCGCCCCCGCCATCCGCGTCAACGCCGTCGCGCCCGCCGTCGTCAAGACGCGCTTCGCACGCGCGCTGTACGAGGGGCACGAGCAAGAGGCGGCCTCGGCGTATCCGCTCCGCCGATTGGGCGAACCGGCCGACATCGCCGGTCCGGTGTCGTTCCTGCTGTCGACGGATGCCGCGTGGATCACCGGCCAGACGATCCTCATCGATGGCGGCGCGTCCATCCGCCCGATCGGCTGA
- a CDS encoding AI-2E family transporter, producing MKRSQAVSPAVPQPVLPPTLRILLGLAAAVIVLVGVHLAAEIVGPLALAAVIVIICHPLRHPLERRGWPRWLATTTVIVVAYAVLAAMALLLFYAGVEFYQLVRDAAGTLQASADGMIAWLRDLGVQQEVSDAMGSILAPGSILGFVASAGGAAIGVLTAFFFVLAYVIFMAVDGARYATAPQVLGAHVRPTVSRFQAFNRGVRRYYIVNASFGLVVAIIDGLALWALHVPAPVVWAILAFVTNFIPNIGFVIGLVPPALLALAVGGWPLMLAVIAVYCVVNVTLQVLIQPKFVSDAVDLSLTLSFFSVIFWTFIIGPLGAILSIPLTLLVRALILEGDPQAWWLRWLSGDTQARPPRGVEAAAGDAT from the coding sequence GTGAAGCGCTCTCAGGCTGTCAGTCCCGCGGTCCCGCAGCCCGTGCTGCCGCCGACGCTGCGGATTCTGCTGGGGCTCGCGGCCGCAGTGATCGTTCTGGTCGGGGTGCACCTGGCGGCCGAGATCGTCGGGCCGCTCGCGCTCGCCGCCGTCATCGTGATCATCTGCCATCCGCTGCGGCATCCGCTCGAGCGCCGGGGCTGGCCGCGCTGGCTCGCCACCACCACGGTGATCGTGGTCGCCTACGCGGTGCTGGCGGCGATGGCGCTGCTGCTGTTCTACGCCGGCGTGGAGTTCTACCAGCTTGTGCGCGATGCGGCCGGCACGCTTCAGGCGTCGGCCGACGGCATGATCGCGTGGCTGCGGGATCTCGGCGTGCAGCAGGAGGTGTCCGATGCCATGGGCTCGATCCTCGCGCCCGGGTCCATCCTCGGGTTCGTGGCGTCCGCCGGCGGAGCGGCGATCGGCGTGCTCACCGCGTTCTTCTTCGTCCTCGCGTACGTGATCTTCATGGCCGTCGACGGGGCCCGTTACGCCACCGCCCCGCAGGTGCTCGGGGCGCACGTCCGACCGACGGTGTCGCGGTTCCAGGCATTCAACCGGGGCGTGCGACGCTACTACATCGTCAACGCCAGCTTCGGCCTGGTCGTCGCGATCATCGACGGCCTGGCCCTGTGGGCGCTGCACGTTCCGGCGCCGGTGGTCTGGGCGATCCTCGCGTTCGTGACCAACTTCATCCCGAACATCGGTTTCGTGATCGGCCTCGTCCCGCCGGCGCTGCTCGCGCTGGCGGTCGGCGGCTGGCCGCTCATGCTGGCGGTGATCGCCGTCTACTGCGTGGTCAACGTCACGCTGCAGGTGCTGATCCAGCCGAAGTTCGTGTCGGATGCCGTAGACCTGAGCCTCACGCTGAGCTTCTTCTCGGTGATCTTCTGGACCTTCATCATCGGCCCGCTCGGTGCGATCTTGTCGATCCCGCTCACGCTGCTGGTGCGTGCCCTGATTCTCGAGGGCGACCCGCAGGCGTGGTGGCTGCGCTGGCTGTCGGGCGACACGCAGGCGCGCCCGCCGCGCGGCGTGGAAGCGGCCGCCGGCGACGCCACGTAG
- a CDS encoding type II toxin-antitoxin system PemK/MazF family toxin encodes MLTPGDVVDLDLGAPAGSEAGVRRPAVVVTAEQILRGSPNVIQVVPLTRTIRDSGSEVVVEPDQHNGLGVASAAQCQHIRSVATTRVSARLGNVGPIVLQQIRSTVMIIIDA; translated from the coding sequence ATGCTGACGCCGGGTGACGTCGTCGACCTCGACCTCGGCGCGCCCGCGGGTTCAGAGGCCGGCGTGCGCAGGCCTGCGGTCGTCGTCACCGCTGAGCAGATCCTCCGTGGCAGCCCGAACGTCATCCAGGTCGTTCCGCTCACGCGCACGATCCGTGACAGCGGCTCCGAGGTCGTCGTCGAACCGGATCAGCACAACGGCCTCGGTGTAGCCTCGGCTGCGCAGTGCCAGCACATCCGATCGGTCGCCACGACCCGCGTGAGTGCAAGGTTGGGGAACGTCGGCCCGATCGTACTGCAACAGATCCGGAGCACCGTCATGATCATCATCGACGCCTGA
- a CDS encoding DUF998 domain-containing protein, whose product MTAPATRRAARLRAAAEIDPSSQRSLESLGLGIGAIAFVITALVALAAFRFESAPIAGPNSAGQFAAIASAVTAALAFIAGRYVVRDTSRQVRALDVLDVAALAFAHAMVALLSWTLLAVIFEGGFVDAEVFALPLLMLSGAAAALTGYVAFFSATHMDLSLLAVVLAVFLVLGVLASTLSSADPHWWEMNLSALGATDDLSALAFNLTLIVAGVIVTTLARYATRSLPTPHPHGARNVRICLIIVGIFLACVGIFPVDEHFWIHNTVATGMAVAFAVAAIRMPVWIPGMPRAFVALGWLFIAITVVLGVLFAVGYYTLTAVELVAGVLIFSWIILFLRNAAALHEDTDRA is encoded by the coding sequence GTGACCGCACCTGCCACCCGCCGCGCCGCACGGCTCCGCGCCGCCGCCGAGATCGACCCTTCGAGCCAGCGCTCGCTCGAATCGCTCGGGCTCGGGATCGGGGCGATCGCGTTCGTCATCACCGCGCTCGTCGCCCTGGCCGCGTTCCGCTTCGAGTCCGCCCCGATCGCCGGGCCGAACTCCGCGGGCCAGTTCGCCGCGATCGCCTCGGCCGTCACCGCAGCGCTCGCTTTCATTGCGGGCCGCTATGTCGTTCGCGACACGAGCCGCCAGGTGCGTGCGCTCGACGTCCTCGACGTGGCCGCGCTCGCGTTCGCGCATGCGATGGTAGCGCTGCTGAGCTGGACCCTGCTCGCGGTCATCTTCGAGGGCGGGTTCGTGGATGCCGAGGTGTTTGCGCTTCCGCTCCTGATGCTCTCGGGCGCGGCGGCCGCCCTCACCGGATACGTCGCGTTCTTCTCGGCGACTCACATGGATCTGTCGCTGCTCGCCGTCGTGCTGGCGGTCTTCCTCGTACTCGGGGTCCTCGCGAGCACGCTGAGCTCGGCCGACCCTCACTGGTGGGAGATGAACCTCAGCGCACTCGGCGCGACCGACGATCTGTCGGCGCTCGCGTTCAACCTGACCCTGATCGTCGCCGGTGTCATCGTTACCACACTCGCCCGCTACGCCACCCGGTCGCTGCCCACCCCGCATCCGCACGGCGCCCGCAACGTACGCATCTGCCTGATCATCGTCGGGATCTTCCTGGCCTGCGTCGGCATCTTCCCTGTCGATGAGCACTTCTGGATCCACAACACGGTGGCCACCGGAATGGCCGTCGCGTTCGCTGTCGCCGCGATCCGGATGCCGGTGTGGATCCCCGGCATGCCGCGCGCGTTCGTCGCGCTCGGGTGGCTGTTCATCGCCATCACCGTTGTGCTCGGGGTGCTGTTCGCCGTCGGCTACTACACGCTGACGGCCGTCGAACTGGTCGCCGGGGTGCTCATCTTCTCGTGGATCATCCTGTTCCTCCGCAACGCCGCCGCGCTGCACGAGGACACCGACCGGGCCTGA